From a region of the Prosthecobacter debontii genome:
- a CDS encoding permease, protein MILAALPEPSRFGDVLMAFLSILFEGAPYIMIGTLLSGLIDAFLPAKLLDRVLPRNKVLSTLIAGFLGLIFPVCECAVVPVIRRLVKKGLPLSCALSYMLAAPIMNPIVAVSTLTAFKEFEKITGFSTLGNASMTIARLSLGYLVAVIVGLVVLRFKPAQLLKPSIANSIEPSGDDASAGHSHAPKSSFNGKLVHAFRTAMGDFLDTGMYFTIGVIITSVFNTQVDQSILDNVAKNGLLAIPSIMGLAFILSLCSTSDAFIAAPMAAFSMGAKLAFLVFGPMMDIKLMFMYAAVFKRRMVIAMLLGTALLIAVLAEPWTALVQLLQNTPSKP, encoded by the coding sequence ATGATTTTAGCAGCACTGCCCGAACCCAGCCGCTTTGGCGATGTCTTGATGGCCTTTTTGAGCATCCTTTTCGAAGGAGCTCCCTACATCATGATCGGGACCCTGCTTTCCGGGCTCATTGATGCTTTCCTGCCTGCGAAGCTCTTGGATCGTGTCCTACCGCGAAACAAGGTTCTCTCCACCCTCATCGCTGGTTTCTTGGGCCTGATCTTCCCGGTCTGTGAGTGTGCCGTGGTGCCTGTCATCCGCCGTCTGGTGAAAAAGGGGCTGCCGCTTTCCTGCGCCCTCTCTTACATGCTGGCCGCGCCGATCATGAACCCTATCGTGGCCGTCAGTACACTCACGGCTTTCAAGGAGTTTGAGAAAATCACAGGTTTCAGCACCCTGGGAAATGCGAGCATGACCATCGCTCGTCTCTCCCTGGGTTATCTAGTCGCGGTCATCGTCGGGTTGGTCGTTCTGCGTTTCAAGCCCGCGCAACTCCTCAAACCCAGCATCGCCAACAGCATTGAGCCCTCTGGAGACGACGCTTCGGCGGGGCATAGTCACGCGCCTAAATCCAGCTTCAATGGCAAGCTCGTGCATGCCTTCCGCACAGCGATGGGCGATTTCCTGGACACAGGGATGTATTTCACCATCGGGGTCATCATCACTTCGGTATTCAATACCCAGGTGGACCAGAGCATCCTCGACAACGTCGCCAAAAACGGGCTTCTGGCCATTCCCTCGATCATGGGGCTGGCGTTCATTCTGTCTCTGTGCAGCACCTCCGATGCCTTCATTGCTGCGCCGATGGCCGCGTTCTCCATGGGCGCTAAACTGGCCTTCCTGGTCTTTGGCCCGATGATGGACATCAAGCTGATGTTCATGTATGCTGCCGTGTTCAAACGCCGCATGGTCATCGCCATGTTGCTTGGCACGGCCCTCCTCATCGCCGTTCTGGCTGAACCTTGGACGGCACTGGTTCAACTTCTTCAAAACACCCCTTCCAAGCCATGA